CGAGTTCAGCATGGCGAGCAGCGCGGCCACGCCGCCGAGCGAGGCGCCGTAGCCCACGCTGGTCGGGACCGCGATGACCGGCCGGTCCACGAGGCCACCCAGCACGGTCGGCAGCGCGCCTTCCATGCCCGCCACCGCGATGATCGCGTTGGCCTCGTTCAAGCGGTCGAGGTGCGGCACCAGCCGGTGCAGCCCGGCCACGCCGCAGTCGAACAGCCGCTCGACCGCGTTGCCCATCGCCTCGGCGGTCACCGCGGCCTCCTCGGCCACCGGCTGGTCGGACGTGCCCGCGCTCACCACCACGATGAGGCCGACGCCCTCGGACGGCGCCGGATTGACCACGACCAGCCGGGCCATCTCGTGAACCCGGCACGGCAGCCCGCTCGCGAGCAGCGCCTCGATCACGTCGGCGGAGGCGCGGGTGGCCAGGACGTTGTGGTGGCCCTCGGCGAGCCGGCGCCCGATCGCCACCACCTGCTCCGGCGTCTTGCCCTGG
This genomic interval from Candidatus Methylomirabilota bacterium contains the following:
- the larB gene encoding nickel pincer cofactor biosynthesis protein LarB, with the translated sequence MDREKVAALLEAVARGTISPAQALARLRDLPVEDLRFARVDVHRSLRHGVPEAIFCQGKTPEQVVAIGRRLAEGHHNVLATRASADVIEALLASGLPCRVHEMARLVVVNPAPSEGVGLIVVVSAGTSDQPVAEEAAVTAEAMGNAVERLFDCGVAGLHRLVPHLDRLNEANAIIAVAGMEGALPTVLGGLVDRPVIAVPTSVGYGASLGGVAALLAMLNSCAPGVSVVNIDNGYGAAAQANQINKLASKLR